From one Trifolium pratense cultivar HEN17-A07 linkage group LG1, ARS_RC_1.1, whole genome shotgun sequence genomic stretch:
- the LOC123899367 gene encoding mediator of RNA polymerase II transcription subunit 31-like, with product MASKAESESPTDTPPSPPKNVYKDPDDGRQRFLLELEFVQCLANPTYIHYLAQNRYFEDEAFIGYLKYLQYWQRPEYIKFIMYPHCLYFLELLQNANFRNAMAHPTNKELAHRQQFYFWKNYRNNRLKHILPKPLPEPTAALPASTQPQPPVPALPPPPPATNVAATTSSTQAPSPMPYGSVAKNDTRNPTVDRRKRK from the exons ATGGCCTCTAAAGCTGAAAGTGAAAGTCCAACTGATACGCCACCATCACC gCCAAAGAATGTATACAAGGATCCGGATGATGGGCGGCAGCGGTTTTTGCTTGAACTGGAATTTGTTCAATGCCTTGCTAATCCTACCTACATCCACt ATTTGGCTCAGAACCGATATTTTGAGGATGAAGCATTCATTGGGTACTTAAAGTATCTTCAGTACTGGCAACGTCCTGAATATATCAAGTTTATTAT GTATCCTCACTGCCTCTATTTTCTCGAGCTTCTTCAGAATGCAAATTTTCGCAATGCAATGGCACATCCTACCAATAAG gaattggCGCATAGACAGCAGTTCTATTTCTGGAAGAACTATCGGAATAATCGGCTAAAACACATTTTACCAAAACCACTTCCAGAACCTACTGCTGCACTTCCTGCTTCAACTCAACCCCAACCACCTGTGCCTGCACTGCCACCGCCACCACCTGCTACAAATGTTGCTGCGACAACATCTTCTACTCAAGCTCCTTCTCCGATGCCATATGGTTCTGTTGCAAAAAATGACACAAGGAATCCTACGGTTGATAGAAGGAAAAGAAAGTGA
- the LOC123885169 gene encoding LRR receptor-like serine/threonine-protein kinase ERL1, which translates to MKEKGFLLLYYSGKNKLRFFMFPLTLMVFMVLVISPFAFSLSQEGQALMAMKSSFNNIADVLLDWDDVHNDDFCSWRGVLCDNVSVALTVVSLNLSSLNLGGEISPTVGDLRNLQSIDLQGNKLTGQIPDEIGNCGALVHLDLSDNQLYGDIPYSISKLKQLEFLNLKNNQLTGPIPSTLSQIPNLKTLDLARNKFRGEIPRLLYWNEVLQYLGLRGNMLTGILSPDICQLSGLWYFDVRDNNLTGTIPESIGNCTSFEIFDISYNQITGEIPYNIGFLQVATLSLQGNRLTGKIPEVIGLMQALAILDLSENQLVGPIPPILGNLSYTGKMYLHGNMLTGSIPPELGNMSKLSYLQLNDNQLVGQIPNEFGKLVHLFELNLANNRLDGSIPHNISSCTALNQFNVHGNQLSGSIPLSFRNLESLTYLNLSANNFKGHIPVELGHIINLDTLDLSSNNFSGNVPASVGYLEHLLTLNLSHNHLDGPLSAEFGNLRSIQTIDMSFNNLSGNIPPEIGQLQNLASLILNNNDLHGKIPEQLTNCFSLTSMNLSYNNLTGIVPSTKNFTQFSADSFIGNPLLCGTWIGSICRPYVPKSREIFSKVAVVCLTLGIIVLLAMVTIAVYRSIQSKQLMKGSSKTVQVPPKLVILHMDLALHTLDDIMRSTENLSEKFIVGCGASSTVYKCVLKNSRPIAVKRLYNQHPHNIRDFETELETIGSIRHRNLVTLHGYALTPYGNLLFYEYMANGSLWDLLHGPLKVKLDWETRMRIAVGAAEGLAYLHHDCNPRIVHRDIKSSNILLDENFEAHLSDFGTAKCIPATKTHASTYVLGTIGYIDPEYARTSRLNEKSDVYSFGIVLLELLTGKKAVDNDSNLHQLILSKADNNTVMEAVDPEVSITCIDLAHVKKTFQLALLCTRKNSSERPTMHEVARVLISLLPAPPSKVKVVATAAAAAKSFDYAPFVVEKGQQHRKLDGLPPQQDSSSPNAEWFVRFGDVISKSSH; encoded by the exons ATGAAAGAAAAAGGATTCTTGCTTTTATACTATTCTGGCAAGAACAAGTTGAGGTTTTTCATGTTCCCTTTGACATTGATGGTTTTCATGGTGTTGGTGATTTCTCCATTTGCATTTTCACTCAGTCAAGAAG GACAAGCATTAATGGCAATGAAGTCTTCCTTCAACAACATAGCTGACGTTCTGCTTGACTGGGATGATGTGCACAATGATGACTTCTGCTCATGGCGTGGTGTTTTGTGTGATAATGTCAGTGTTGCTCTTACTGTGGTATCTCT GAATTTGTCAAGCTTGAATCTTGGTGGTGAGATTTCACCAACTGTTGGTGATTTAAGAAACTTGCAGTCCAT CGACTTGCAAGGGAACAAGTTAACTGGTCAAATCCCGGATGAAATTGGAAACTGTGGTGCACTGGTTCATCT ggATTTATCTGATAATCAGCTATATGGTGATATACCTTACTCTATATCAAAGCTGAAGCAACTTGAGTTTTT GAATTTGAAGAACAATCAGTTGACTGGTCCTATTCCTTCTACTTTATCCCAAATTCCAAACCTTAAGACTCT TGATCTTGCTCGAAATAAGTTTAGAGGAGAGATACCAAGGCTACTCTATTGGAATGAAGTATTGCAATACCT TGGATTGCGAGGGAACATGTTGACAGGAATTTTATCTCCCGATATTTGCCAGTTATCTGGTTTGTGGTACTT TGATGTCAGAGACAATAATTTGACTGGTACTATACCTGAAAGCATCGGCAACTGTACAAGTTTTGAAATCTT CGATATATCATATAATCAGATTACTGGGGAGATTCCTTATAACATTGGATTTCTTCAAGTAGCTACTTT GTCACTTCAAGGAAATAGATTAACTGGGAAGATACCAGAAGTGATTGGTTTGATGCAAGCTCTAGCAATTTT GGATTTGAGTGAGAATCAGTTAGTGGGACCAATTCCTCCAATACTAGGAAATCTGTCTTACACCGGCAAGAT GTACCTTCATGGAAACATGCTCACTGGTTCAATACCTCCCGAGCTTGGCAACATGTCTAAACTGAGCTACCT GCAATTGAATGATAATCAACTGGTGGGGCAAATTCCTAATGAGTTTGGCAAACTTGTACATCTGTTTGAATT GAATCTTGCCAATAATCGTCTTGATGGATCTATTCCACATAACATAAGCTCATGCACGGCCTTAAATCAGTT TAATGTGCACGGCAATCAATTAAGCGGTTCTATTCCGTTAAGCTTTCGTAACCTTGAGAGTTTGACTTATTT GAACCTCTCTGCTAACAACTTCAAGGGGCATATACCGGTTGAGTTGGGTCATATCATTAATCTTGATACGCT GGACCTATCTAGCAATAATTTTTCAGGCAATGTTCCAGCTTCAGTTGGTTATCTCGAGCATCTTTTGACACT GAACTTGAGTCATAACCATCTTGACGGTCCCTTGTCTGCTGAATTTGGAAATCTCAGAAGTATACAGACTAT TGATATGTCCTTCAACAATCTGTCGGGCAACATTCCTCCAGAAATTGGACAGCTGCAGAACCTTGCATCTCT GATTTTGAACAACAATGACCTGCATGGGAAGATTCCGGAACAGCTCACCAATTGTTTCAGTCTTACTTCCAT GAACTTATCTTATAACAACTTAACTGGAATAGTTCCATCTACGAAGAACTTCACGCAGTTCTCAGCTGACAG CTTCATTGGAAATCCCTTATTATGTGGAACTTGGATAGGATCTATATGTCGTCCTTATGTTCCAAAGTCGAGAG aGATTTTTTCTAAAGTTGCAGTTGTATGTCTCACTCTTGGTATCATCGTTTTATTGGCTATGGTAACTATTGCTGTCTATAGATCCATCCAATCGAAGCAGCTGATGAAAGGATCTAGTAAGACTGTGCAAG TGCCTCCTAAACTTGTAATTCTTCATATGGATTTGGCATTACATACTTTGGATGATATAATGAGAAGCACCGAGAATCTCAGTGAGAAATTTATCGTAGGGTGTGGTGCCTCTAGTACTGTATACAAGTGTGTGTTGAAAAACTCCCGACCGATTGCAGTCAAGCGATTGTACAATCAGCATCCACACAATATAAGGGATTTTGAAACAGAACTTGAAACAATTGGCAGCATTAGACATAGAAATCTTGTCACCTTGCATGGCTATGCACTTACTCCTTACGGGAATCTCCTTTTCTATGAGTACATGGCAAATGGTTCTCTTTGGGATCTTCTACATG GTCCACTAAAGGTAAAACTTGATTGGGAAACACGGATGAGGATTGCTGTTGGAGCTGCTGAAGGACTTGCATATCTTCACCATGATTGCAACCCTCGAATTGTTCACAGGGACATTAAGTCTTCAAATATTTTGCTGGATGAGAACTTCGAGGCTCACCTCTCTGATTTTGGCACCGCTAAATGCATCCCAGCCACAAAAACTCACGCCTCAACTTATGTTCTTGGAACTATTGGCTATATTGATCCTGAATATGCACGAACATCTAGGCTGAATGAAAAATCTGATGTGTATAGCTTTGGCATTGTTCTGCTTGAGCTACTTACTGGGAAGAAGGCAGTGGACAATGATTCTAATTTGCATCAATTG ATACTTTCCAAGGCTGATAATAACACTGTAATGGAGGCGGTGGATCCAGAGGTTTCCATTACCTGCATTGATTTGGCTCATGTCAAGAAAACCTTTCAACTTGCTCTGCTTTGCACGAGAAAGAACTCTTCCGAGAGACCTACCATGCACGAAGTAGCTAGGGTGCTTATTTCACTACTTCCCGCACCTCCAAGTAAAGTTAAAGTTGTCGctactgctgctgctgctgctaagAGTTTTGACTATGCACCTTTTGTGGTTGAGAAGGGACAGCAACACCGAAAATTGGATGGACTACCACCTCAGCAGGATAGCAGTTCACCAAATGCTGAATGGTTTGTTCGTTTTGGGGATGTCATATCCAAGAGCTCCCACTGA
- the LOC123897042 gene encoding uncharacterized protein LOC123897042, whose protein sequence is MNEKQRKKHIREPPSIPFIWETKPGIPIKDWKPVDTSFCQLPKTPLKQIASVPFVWEEKPGIPLPTAISSSPASSESDSSISSYETGRSSLTGSAFLECLFPLFPPKSGFLERDIGYTEKVGSSLVELNDNDFELGDYYTFDLSNKQPTLGELIMMSRRRSCRRKATQMNKWDPPKKTARKKVFGCFSTLTSSSMIEGMLKRKYYPRLKLL, encoded by the exons atgaatgaaaaacaaaGGAAGAAACATATTAGGGAACCACCTTCAATTCCTTTCATTTGGGAAACAAAACCAGGCATTCCTATAAAAGATTGGAAACCAGTGGACACATCATTTTGTCAATTACCAAAAACTCCTCTCAAACAAATTGCATCGGTTCCCTTTGTTTGGGAGGAAAAGCCTGGAATACCCCTCCCTACAGCCATTTCATCCTCTCCAGCATCATCAGAGAGTGATAGTAGTATAAGTAGTTATGAAACTGGAAGATCAAGTTTAACTGGTTCTGCTTTTTTGGAATGTTTATTTCCTTTGTTTCCACCAAAGTCTGGTTTTCTTGAAAGGGATATTGGTTATACTGAAAAGgtaggttcaagtttagtagaacTAAATGACAATGATTTTGAGCTTGGAGATTATTATACTTTTGACTTGTCAAACAAGCAACCAACACTTGGAGAGCTTATTATGATGAGCAGAAGAAGAAGCTGTAGAAGAAAAGCAACTCAAATGAACAAATGGGATCCACCAAAG AAAACCGCAAGAAAGAAAGTTTTTGGATGTTTCTCAACTTTAACAAGCAGCAGTATGATTGAAGGAATGCTGAAGAGAAAGTACTATCCGAGGCTGAAACTACTCTAG
- the LOC123903074 gene encoding ATP sulfurylase 1, chloroplastic — protein MASMATLLSKTPFPSPHSLSKSFDTHFSPSIRVNVAVKTKPRTHRKLRVSSGLIEPDSGKLVELVVEDSKRDLKKGEALSLPRIKLSRIDIEWVHVLSEGWATPLGGFMREREFLQTLHFNSLRLDDGSVVNMSVPIVLAIDDAQKHRIGDSKKVALFDSKGNPVAILKDIEIYKHPKEERIARTWGTTAPGLPYVDQTITNAGNWLIGGDLEVIEPIKYHDGLDHFRLSPSQLRDEFTRRNADAVFAFQLRNPVHNGHALLMTDTRKRLLDMGYKNPILLLHPLGGYTKADDVPLDWRMKQHEKVLEDGVLDPETTVVSIFPSPMHYAGPTEVQWHAKARINAGANFYIVGRDPAGMGHPVEKRDLYDADHGKKVLSMAPGLERLNILPFKVAAYDKTQGKMAFFDPSRPQDFIFISGTKMRTLARNKESPPDGFMCPGGWKVLVDYYDSLALSSNGKVPEPVPV, from the exons TTTGACACCCATTTTTCACCTTCCATCAGAGTCAACGTAGCAGTCAAAACCAAACCCAGAACCCATCGCAAACTCCGAGTTTCATCCGGTTTGATTGAACCGGATAGTGGAAAATTGGTGGAGCTTGTGGTTGAAGATTCAAAGAGAGATTTGAAAAAAGGTGAAGCTTTATCACTTCCAAGGATTAAGCTTTCAAGAATTGATATTGAATGGGTTCATGTACTTAGTGAAGGGTGGGCTACCCCACTTGGTGGTTTCATGAGAGAAAGAGAGTTCCTCCAAACGCTTCATTTCAATTCACTTAGACTCGATGATGGGTCTGTGGTGAATATGTCTGTTCCGATTGTTTTAGCCATTGATGATGCGCAGAAACATCGGATCGGTGATTCTAAAAAAGTTGCTCTTTTTGATTCAAAGGGTAACCCTGTTGCTATTCTCAAAGA TATTGAAATTTATAAGCACCCTAAAGAAGAAAGGATAGCTCGTACTTGGGGAACAACTGCCCCTGGCCTACCTTATGTTGATCAAACTATAACTAATGCTGGAAATTGGCTGATTGGTGGTGACCTAGAGGTTATAGAACCCATCAAGTATCATGATGGACTTGATCATTTCCGTCTGTCCCCTTCACAGCTCCGTGATGAATTCACAAGGCGCAATGCAGATGCTGTGTTTGCATTTCAGCTCAGGAATCCTGTCCACAATGGTCATGCTTTGTTAATGACTGATACCCGCAAGCGTCTTCTTGATATGGGTTACAAGAATCCAATCCTCTTGCTTCATCCACTTGGAGGCTATACCAAAGCTGATGATGTCCCACTTGATTGGCGAATGAAACAACATGAGAAG GTACTCGAGGATGGTGTTCTTGATCCAGAGACAACAGTGGTATCCATATTCCCATCTCCCATGCATTATGCTGGACCAACTGAGGTGCAGTGGCATGCAAAGGCTAGGATCAATGCAGGAGCTAACTTCTACATTGTCGGCCGTGACCCTGCAGGCATGGGCCATCCAGTTGAGAAGAGAGATCTATATGACGCTGACCATGGAAAGAAAGTATTGAGCATGGCACCTGGACTGGAGCGCCTAAACATTCTTCCATTCAAG GTTGCTGCATATGACAAGACTCAGGGTAAAATGGCATTCTTTGATCCATCAAGACCTCAGGACTTCATCTTCATATCAGGCACAAAG ATGCGCACACTCGCTAGGAACAAAGAAAGTCCTCCGGATGGATTTATGTGCCCTGGTGGCTGGAAAGTGCTAGTTGACTACTATGATAGTTTAGCACTATCAAGCAATGGCAAAGTTCCGGAACCTGTTCCGGTCTAG